In a genomic window of Musa acuminata AAA Group cultivar baxijiao unplaced genomic scaffold, Cavendish_Baxijiao_AAA HiC_scaffold_42, whole genome shotgun sequence:
- the LOC103970662 gene encoding uncharacterized protein At4g19900 isoform X1, translating into MLRHARRRSGYGPQFCAAAAALLLLVSLSVLHSRLSSASSSFPLRLGLPSVLPRRAPSDRDPAALFDDADDNALNETAAEDDRIDELDVLEEEEEEVDRGRSAQEEEEGDADEQDPDEPAVTRTLSSGLFWDHALGVARRRFGQLEQDPRGDRFLDSYDARHFRTKTAFGSDDQPVDEDVRLKLDSIRRIEDALLLKAGSGDSPLREGWARWLEGKGNFLRRDRMLRSNLELLNPKNHPLLQDPDGPGLATLTQGDRMVQRVLLKEMESIPFNVGGGGEAKRADGRRKLEVENTRRQEEIPDGQRKRTTSEEEEGRVHADGRRWGYFPGIDAHLTFTDFMEQFLDSGRCKIRVFMVWNSPPWTYGVRHQRGLESLLHHHWDACVVVFSETMELNFFEDFVKDGYCILCLKRGALRFRVAVAMPNLDELLKDTPAHIFSSVWFEWRKTLHYPIHYSELLRLAALYKYGGVYLDSDIIVLNPLHSLKNFVSIEDNTGGNSVFNGAVMAFEKNSSLMLECLNEYYSTYDDTLLRWNGADLMTRVIKRISDKAGKSSLQLDIKMEPQFAFHPISSINITRYFAEPADQFERAEQDDLLKRMLNESITFHFWNGMTSALVPEPNSLMERLLNQYCLHCLDVL; encoded by the exons CCCCGCTGCCCTCTTCGACGACGCCGACGACAACGCCCTCAACGAGACCGCCGCCGAAGACGACCGGATCGACGAGCTCGACGtgcttgaggaggaggaggaggaggtcgacCGCGGCCGGAGTgcccaggaggaggaggagggagacgcCGATGAGCAGGATCCCGACGAGCCAGCGGTCACCCGGACTCTTAGCTCCGGCCTGTTCTGGGATCACGCCCTCGGCGTTGCCCGGAGGCGGTTCGGCCAGCTGGAGCAGGATCCGCGCGGCGACCGCTTCCTTGATTCCTACGATGCCCGTCACTTTCGGACCAAGACCGCGTTCGGGTCGGACGACCAGCCGGTGGATGAGGACGTGCGGCTGAAGCTCGACTCGATCCGGAGGATCGAGGATGCGCTTCTGCTCAAGGCGGGCTCCGGTGACTCGCCTCTGCGGGAGGGGTGGGCGCGGTGGCTCGAGGGGAAGGGGAATTTCCTCCGGCGGGATCGGATGCTCCGCTCGAACCTCGAGCTGTTGAACCCCAAGAACCATCCTTTGCTTCAGGATCCGGACGGGCCCGGCCTGGCGACCCTCACTCAAGGCGATCGGATGGTTCAGAGGGTGCTGCTGAAGGAGATGGAGAGTATTCCATTTAATGTGGGTGGGGGTGGTGAGGCTAAAAGAGCCGACGGAAGAAGAAAACTAGAAGTGGAGAATACGAGAAGGCAAGAGGAAATTCCGGACGGACAGAGGAAAAGAACTacttcggaggaggaggagggtcgaGTGCATGCCGATGGTCGGCGATGGGGGTATTTTCCTGGTATAGACGCCCATCTGACTTTTACAGATTTCATGGAGCAGTTTCTCGATAGCGGGCGGTGCAAAATAAGAGTTTTTATGGTGTGGAACAGCCCACCTTGGACTTATGGTGTCCGGCACCAGCGGGGACTGGAGAGTCTTCTGCATCATCATTGGGATGCTTGTGTTGTTGTGTTCTCGGAGACAATGGAGCTCAACTTCTTCGAGGACTTTGTGAAGGATGGGTACTGCATTCTTTGTCTAAAACGTGGTGCTTTAAG GTTTAGAGTTGCAGTTGCCATGCCAAATCTTGATGAACTTTTGAAGGACACTCCAGCACATATTTTTTCATCTGTATGGTTTGAGTGGAGGAAGACATTACATTATCCCATTCATTATAGCGAGCTATTACGTCTTGCTGCTCTCTACAA ATATGGTGGTGTATACCTTGATTCAGATATTATAGTTCTAAACCCTCTGCATTCACTGAAGAATTTTGTTTCAATTGAGGATAACACAGGTGGCAATTCAGTCTTTAATGGTGCAGTGATGGCATTCGAAAAGAACAG TTCTTTGATGCTCGAGTGCCTAAATGAATACTATTCAACATATGACGATACCCTTTTAAGGTGGAATGGTGCTGATCTCATGACAAGAGTTATAAAAAGGATTTCTGACAAGGCTGGGAAATCTTCTTTACAGCTTGACATAAAGATGGAACCTCAGTTTGCATTTCATCCTATCAGTTCGATAAATATTACAAG GTACTTTGCAGAGCCTGCTGATCAATTTGAAAGAGCTGAACAAGATGATCTTTTAAAAAGGATGCTGAATGAATCAATCACATTTCATTTCTGGAATGGCATGACATCTGCTTTGGTTCCTGAACCTAACAGTCTTATGGAGAGGCTTCTAAATCAGTACTGTCTCCATTGTCTTGATGTGTTGTGA
- the LOC103970662 gene encoding uncharacterized protein At4g19900 isoform X2 has product MLRHARRRSGYGPQFCAAAAALLLLVSLSVLHSRLSSASSSFPLRLGLPSVLPRRAPSDRDPAALFDDADDNALNETAAEDDRIDELDVLEEEEEEVDRGRSAQEEEEGDADEQDPDEPAVTRTLSSGLFWDHALGVARRRFGQLEQDPRGDRFLDSYDARHFRTKTAFGSDDQPVDEDVRLKLDSIRRIEDALLLKAGSGDSPLREGWARWLEGKGNFLRRDRMLRSNLELLNPKNHPLLQDPDGPGLATLTQGDRMVQRVLLKEMESIPFNVGGGGEAKRADGRRKLEVENTRRQEEIPDGQRKRTTSEEEEGRVHADGRRWGYFPGIDAHLTFTDFMEQFLDSGRCKIRVFMVWNSPPWTYGVRHQRGLESLLHHHWDACVVVFSETMELNFFEDFVKDGFRVAVAMPNLDELLKDTPAHIFSSVWFEWRKTLHYPIHYSELLRLAALYKYGGVYLDSDIIVLNPLHSLKNFVSIEDNTGGNSVFNGAVMAFEKNSSLMLECLNEYYSTYDDTLLRWNGADLMTRVIKRISDKAGKSSLQLDIKMEPQFAFHPISSINITRYFAEPADQFERAEQDDLLKRMLNESITFHFWNGMTSALVPEPNSLMERLLNQYCLHCLDVL; this is encoded by the exons CCCCGCTGCCCTCTTCGACGACGCCGACGACAACGCCCTCAACGAGACCGCCGCCGAAGACGACCGGATCGACGAGCTCGACGtgcttgaggaggaggaggaggaggtcgacCGCGGCCGGAGTgcccaggaggaggaggagggagacgcCGATGAGCAGGATCCCGACGAGCCAGCGGTCACCCGGACTCTTAGCTCCGGCCTGTTCTGGGATCACGCCCTCGGCGTTGCCCGGAGGCGGTTCGGCCAGCTGGAGCAGGATCCGCGCGGCGACCGCTTCCTTGATTCCTACGATGCCCGTCACTTTCGGACCAAGACCGCGTTCGGGTCGGACGACCAGCCGGTGGATGAGGACGTGCGGCTGAAGCTCGACTCGATCCGGAGGATCGAGGATGCGCTTCTGCTCAAGGCGGGCTCCGGTGACTCGCCTCTGCGGGAGGGGTGGGCGCGGTGGCTCGAGGGGAAGGGGAATTTCCTCCGGCGGGATCGGATGCTCCGCTCGAACCTCGAGCTGTTGAACCCCAAGAACCATCCTTTGCTTCAGGATCCGGACGGGCCCGGCCTGGCGACCCTCACTCAAGGCGATCGGATGGTTCAGAGGGTGCTGCTGAAGGAGATGGAGAGTATTCCATTTAATGTGGGTGGGGGTGGTGAGGCTAAAAGAGCCGACGGAAGAAGAAAACTAGAAGTGGAGAATACGAGAAGGCAAGAGGAAATTCCGGACGGACAGAGGAAAAGAACTacttcggaggaggaggagggtcgaGTGCATGCCGATGGTCGGCGATGGGGGTATTTTCCTGGTATAGACGCCCATCTGACTTTTACAGATTTCATGGAGCAGTTTCTCGATAGCGGGCGGTGCAAAATAAGAGTTTTTATGGTGTGGAACAGCCCACCTTGGACTTATGGTGTCCGGCACCAGCGGGGACTGGAGAGTCTTCTGCATCATCATTGGGATGCTTGTGTTGTTGTGTTCTCGGAGACAATGGAGCTCAACTTCTTCGAGGACTTTGTGAAGGATGG GTTTAGAGTTGCAGTTGCCATGCCAAATCTTGATGAACTTTTGAAGGACACTCCAGCACATATTTTTTCATCTGTATGGTTTGAGTGGAGGAAGACATTACATTATCCCATTCATTATAGCGAGCTATTACGTCTTGCTGCTCTCTACAA ATATGGTGGTGTATACCTTGATTCAGATATTATAGTTCTAAACCCTCTGCATTCACTGAAGAATTTTGTTTCAATTGAGGATAACACAGGTGGCAATTCAGTCTTTAATGGTGCAGTGATGGCATTCGAAAAGAACAG TTCTTTGATGCTCGAGTGCCTAAATGAATACTATTCAACATATGACGATACCCTTTTAAGGTGGAATGGTGCTGATCTCATGACAAGAGTTATAAAAAGGATTTCTGACAAGGCTGGGAAATCTTCTTTACAGCTTGACATAAAGATGGAACCTCAGTTTGCATTTCATCCTATCAGTTCGATAAATATTACAAG GTACTTTGCAGAGCCTGCTGATCAATTTGAAAGAGCTGAACAAGATGATCTTTTAAAAAGGATGCTGAATGAATCAATCACATTTCATTTCTGGAATGGCATGACATCTGCTTTGGTTCCTGAACCTAACAGTCTTATGGAGAGGCTTCTAAATCAGTACTGTCTCCATTGTCTTGATGTGTTGTGA
- the LOC103970669 gene encoding cytochrome c6, chloroplastic isoform X1: MRQPLCLVSTCCNSSCCFRPKDWSKRREATPLRQEQGGGTPGGVMERLATPLVAAAAILALSAPVAYGQSISNGAALFQKACIGCHDMGGNLLQPGATLFMKDLQRNGVATEEGIYDITYYGQGRMPGFGERCTPRGQCTFGPRLQEDEIKLLAEFVKAQADRGWPKIESYGD; encoded by the exons ATGCGGCAGCCTCTTTGCTTGGTCTCCACCTGCTGCAACAGCTCCTGCTGCTTCCGCCCGAAG GACTGGTCGAAGAGGCGAGAGGCTACTCCGCTCCGCCAAGAGCAAGGAGGAGGAACCCCGGGAGGAGTCATGGAGCGGCTGGCGACTCCTCTGGTGGCCGCTGCTGCAATCCTCGCCTTATCCGCTCCCG TGGCCTACGGCCAGTCTATATCGAATGGTGCGGCTCTGTTTCAGAAAGCATGTATCGGTTGCCATGACATGGGAGGGAACCTTTTGCAGCCT gGTGCCACTCTATTCATGAAAGATCTGCAAAG GAACGGTGTTGCCACAGAGGAGGGAATATACGACATCACATACTATGGACAGGGAAGGATGCCG GGTTTCGGAGAGAGATGTACGCCGAGAGGTCAGTGCACATTCGGACCACGGCTGCAGGAGGATGAAATCAAGCTCTTAGCAGAGTTCGTGAAGGCACAAGCTGACAGAGGATGGCCAAAAATCGAAAGCTATGGAGATTGA
- the LOC103970669 gene encoding cytochrome c6, chloroplastic isoform X2 gives MRQPLCLVSTCCNSSCCFRPKRREATPLRQEQGGGTPGGVMERLATPLVAAAAILALSAPVAYGQSISNGAALFQKACIGCHDMGGNLLQPGATLFMKDLQRNGVATEEGIYDITYYGQGRMPGFGERCTPRGQCTFGPRLQEDEIKLLAEFVKAQADRGWPKIESYGD, from the exons ATGCGGCAGCCTCTTTGCTTGGTCTCCACCTGCTGCAACAGCTCCTGCTGCTTCCGCCCGAAG AGGCGAGAGGCTACTCCGCTCCGCCAAGAGCAAGGAGGAGGAACCCCGGGAGGAGTCATGGAGCGGCTGGCGACTCCTCTGGTGGCCGCTGCTGCAATCCTCGCCTTATCCGCTCCCG TGGCCTACGGCCAGTCTATATCGAATGGTGCGGCTCTGTTTCAGAAAGCATGTATCGGTTGCCATGACATGGGAGGGAACCTTTTGCAGCCT gGTGCCACTCTATTCATGAAAGATCTGCAAAG GAACGGTGTTGCCACAGAGGAGGGAATATACGACATCACATACTATGGACAGGGAAGGATGCCG GGTTTCGGAGAGAGATGTACGCCGAGAGGTCAGTGCACATTCGGACCACGGCTGCAGGAGGATGAAATCAAGCTCTTAGCAGAGTTCGTGAAGGCACAAGCTGACAGAGGATGGCCAAAAATCGAAAGCTATGGAGATTGA